A window from Musa acuminata AAA Group cultivar baxijiao unplaced genomic scaffold, Cavendish_Baxijiao_AAA HiC_scaffold_1139, whole genome shotgun sequence encodes these proteins:
- the LOC135671422 gene encoding probable protein ABIL3 isoform X2, producing the protein METASPCASSGSASHLELSSSDDLPVQQSLLLSDGLEALRNMRSQLYSAAEYFELSYINDDRKETVMRTLKDYAVEAVVNAVDHLGSVSHKVNNLLNEEVDEVSVAESEVSCIEQRLRTCQACIDQEGLSQQSLLIRPPKYHKHYILQDESMVDCDRQAKLKYEELHPPTENGKLQQHQSATSCRPSPNRNARSSSPSPCPPLVREHSSSPSHNSQPASPLPQLEKISSKGRRDNSPLRASNPLTRARSAANRPPIPNSSKQYPLESQNSLPNCLHDERYNGKDTERNPTKKKGFLKSLLMRNRSWTDESLYSYLDEY; encoded by the exons ATGGAGACCGCATCTCCATGTGCATCTTCTGGGTCTGCCAGCCATCTGGAGCTATCAAGTTCGGATGACCTCCCCGTTCAACAGAGCCTGCTCTTGTCAGACGGTCTCGAG GCTTTGAGGAATATGCGGTCGCAGTTATACTCGGCAGCAGAATATTTTGAGCTATCTTACATCAACGACGATCGGAAAGAAAC AGTGATGAGGACTCTGAAAGATTATGCTGTTGAGGCAGTTGTTAATGCTGTGGATCATTTAGGTTCAGTGTCACATAAGGTAAACAATCTTCTCAATGAAGAGGTTGATGAGGTCTCTGTAGCAGAGTCTGAAGTATCTTGCATTGAGCAG AGACTTCGTACATGCCAAGCATGTATTGACCAGGAAGGTCTTTCTCAACAGTCCCTTTTGATCAGACCTCCAAAGTATCACAAGCACTACATTCTACAAG ATGAATCCATGGTCGATTGTGACAGACAAGCCAAGCTAAAGTACGAAGAACTTCATCCACCTACGGAGAACGGCAAACTACAGCAGCATCAGAGCG CAACAAGCTGTAGGCCATCTCCAAACAG GAATGCTCGTTCATCATCCCCTTCCCCCTGTCCTCCTTTAGTAAGAGAACACTCTTCATCACCTTCTCACAACTCACAGCCGGCTTCACCTTTACCACAACTAGAGAAGATCTCTTCAAAAG GAAGAAGAGATAATTCACCACTTCGAGCTTCTAATCCACTTACACGAGCAAGATCAGCAGCAAATAGACCGCCTATTCCTAACTCATCAAAGCAG TATCCTCTGGAGTCCCAAAATTCACTACCAAATTGCTTGCATGATGAACGGTACAATGGCAAAGACACCGAGCGAaatccaaccaagaagaaagggtTCCTCAAGTCACTGCTCATGCGGAATAGGTCATGGACTGATGAATCACTGTACAGCTACTTGGATGAATATTAA
- the LOC135671422 gene encoding probable protein ABIL3 isoform X1 produces the protein METASPCASSGSASHLELSSSDDLPVQQSLLLSDGLEALRNMRSQLYSAAEYFELSYINDDRKETVMRTLKDYAVEAVVNAVDHLGSVSHKVNNLLNEEVDEVSVAESEVSCIEQRLRTCQACIDQEGLSQQSLLIRPPKYHKHYILQDESMVDCDRQAKLKYEELHPPTENGKLQQHQSACSATSCRPSPNRNARSSSPSPCPPLVREHSSSPSHNSQPASPLPQLEKISSKGRRDNSPLRASNPLTRARSAANRPPIPNSSKQYPLESQNSLPNCLHDERYNGKDTERNPTKKKGFLKSLLMRNRSWTDESLYSYLDEY, from the exons ATGGAGACCGCATCTCCATGTGCATCTTCTGGGTCTGCCAGCCATCTGGAGCTATCAAGTTCGGATGACCTCCCCGTTCAACAGAGCCTGCTCTTGTCAGACGGTCTCGAG GCTTTGAGGAATATGCGGTCGCAGTTATACTCGGCAGCAGAATATTTTGAGCTATCTTACATCAACGACGATCGGAAAGAAAC AGTGATGAGGACTCTGAAAGATTATGCTGTTGAGGCAGTTGTTAATGCTGTGGATCATTTAGGTTCAGTGTCACATAAGGTAAACAATCTTCTCAATGAAGAGGTTGATGAGGTCTCTGTAGCAGAGTCTGAAGTATCTTGCATTGAGCAG AGACTTCGTACATGCCAAGCATGTATTGACCAGGAAGGTCTTTCTCAACAGTCCCTTTTGATCAGACCTCCAAAGTATCACAAGCACTACATTCTACAAG ATGAATCCATGGTCGATTGTGACAGACAAGCCAAGCTAAAGTACGAAGAACTTCATCCACCTACGGAGAACGGCAAACTACAGCAGCATCAGAGCG CTTGTTCAGCAACAAGCTGTAGGCCATCTCCAAACAG GAATGCTCGTTCATCATCCCCTTCCCCCTGTCCTCCTTTAGTAAGAGAACACTCTTCATCACCTTCTCACAACTCACAGCCGGCTTCACCTTTACCACAACTAGAGAAGATCTCTTCAAAAG GAAGAAGAGATAATTCACCACTTCGAGCTTCTAATCCACTTACACGAGCAAGATCAGCAGCAAATAGACCGCCTATTCCTAACTCATCAAAGCAG TATCCTCTGGAGTCCCAAAATTCACTACCAAATTGCTTGCATGATGAACGGTACAATGGCAAAGACACCGAGCGAaatccaaccaagaagaaagggtTCCTCAAGTCACTGCTCATGCGGAATAGGTCATGGACTGATGAATCACTGTACAGCTACTTGGATGAATATTAA
- the LOC135671443 gene encoding uncharacterized protein LOC135671443 isoform X2, whose translation MSALFNFHSFLTVVLLVICTCTYIKMQFPAILERKTGFRGFFWKAARIDTVGTC comes from the exons ATG TCGGCGCTGTTCAATTTCCACTCGTTCCTGACGGTGGTGCTGCTGGTGATCTGCACCTGCACCTACATCAAGATGCAGTTCCCTGCCATCCTCGAGAGGAAGACCGG GTTTCGTGGCTTCTTCTGGAAGGCAGCTAGAATAG ACACTGTAGGAACTTGCTGA
- the LOC135671443 gene encoding uncharacterized protein LOC135671443 isoform X1, which produces MSALFNFHSFLTVVLLVICTCTYIKMQFPAILERKTGFRGFFWKAARIGERLSPWVAFGCFAMGISIIIF; this is translated from the exons ATG TCGGCGCTGTTCAATTTCCACTCGTTCCTGACGGTGGTGCTGCTGGTGATCTGCACCTGCACCTACATCAAGATGCAGTTCCCTGCCATCCTCGAGAGGAAGACCGG GTTTCGTGGCTTCTTCTGGAAGGCAGCTAGAATAG GTGAACGCCTAAGCCCCTGGGTAGCCTTTGGATGCTTTGCAATGGGTATTTCTATAATTATTTTCTGA